In the Streptomyces sp. NBC_00525 genome, one interval contains:
- a CDS encoding response regulator: MADTFGPVRDASDGEGAARGLGADRDGGYRKEPIRVLVVDDHALFRRGLEIVLAHEEDIEVVGEAGDGAEAVDKAADLLPDIVLMDVRMPRRGGIEACTSIKEVAPSAKIIMLTISDEEADLYDAIKAGATGYLLKEISTDEVSTAIRAVADGQSQISPSMASKLLTEFKSMIQRTDERRLVPAPRLTERELEVLKLVATGMNNRDIAKQLFISENTVKNHVRNILEKLQLHSRMEAVVYAMREKILEIR, translated from the coding sequence ATGGCGGACACCTTCGGGCCCGTGCGCGATGCGAGTGACGGCGAGGGCGCCGCGCGCGGGCTCGGCGCGGACCGCGACGGCGGCTACCGCAAGGAGCCGATCAGGGTCCTGGTGGTGGACGACCACGCCCTCTTCCGCAGGGGCCTGGAGATCGTCCTCGCCCACGAGGAGGACATCGAGGTCGTCGGTGAGGCCGGGGACGGTGCCGAGGCGGTCGACAAGGCGGCCGACCTGCTGCCGGACATCGTCCTCATGGATGTGCGGATGCCCCGGCGCGGGGGCATCGAGGCGTGCACGTCCATCAAGGAGGTCGCTCCCAGCGCGAAGATCATCATGCTGACGATCAGCGACGAGGAGGCCGACCTCTACGACGCGATCAAGGCCGGCGCCACGGGCTATCTCCTCAAGGAGATCTCCACCGACGAGGTGTCCACCGCGATTCGCGCGGTCGCGGACGGGCAGTCCCAGATCAGCCCTTCCATGGCGTCCAAACTCCTCACCGAGTTCAAGTCGATGATCCAGCGGACCGACGAACGCCGGCTGGTGCCGGCCCCCCGTCTCACCGAACGTGAACTGGAAGTCCTCAAACTCGTTGCCACCGGCATGAACAATCGCGATATCGCGAAGCAGCTGTTCATTTCCGAGAACACCGTGAAGAACCACGTCCGCAACATTCTGGAGAAGCTCCAGCTGCACTCCCGCATGGAAGCGGTCGTCTATGCCATGCGGGAGAAGATCCTGGAGATCCGCTGA
- a CDS encoding HAD family hydrolase, whose amino-acid sequence MGIAPGDHRTHLVWDWNGTLLDDNTAVVGATNAAFGEVGLAPITVEQYREMYCIPIPRFYERLMGRLPTDAEWERMDGVFHRFYTQQRGACGLTAGAADLLAQWQLTGRSQSIMSMYRHDELLPVVRGFGIERHFVRVDGRTGPSGGSKAQYMERHLAALEGISPRHTVVIGDAVDDAVAAAHVGAKAVLYTGGSHSRASLEKAGVPVVDTLAEATALAEQLTR is encoded by the coding sequence ATGGGGATCGCACCGGGGGACCACCGCACACATCTGGTCTGGGACTGGAACGGCACGCTGCTCGACGACAACACCGCCGTCGTCGGCGCGACCAACGCCGCCTTCGGCGAGGTCGGCCTCGCCCCGATCACGGTGGAGCAGTACCGGGAGATGTACTGCATCCCGATACCGCGCTTCTACGAGCGCCTCATGGGCCGGCTCCCCACCGACGCCGAGTGGGAGCGGATGGACGGGGTCTTCCACCGCTTCTACACGCAGCAGCGCGGGGCCTGCGGGCTGACCGCCGGGGCCGCCGACCTGCTCGCCCAGTGGCAGCTCACCGGCCGCAGCCAGTCGATCATGAGCATGTACCGGCACGACGAGCTGCTCCCCGTCGTCCGCGGGTTCGGCATAGAGCGCCATTTCGTACGGGTGGACGGGCGCACCGGCCCGTCCGGCGGCAGCAAGGCGCAGTACATGGAGCGGCATCTCGCGGCCCTGGAGGGGATATCCCCCCGGCACACGGTCGTCATAGGCGACGCGGTGGACGACGCCGTGGCCGCCGCCCACGTCGGGGCCAAGGCCGTGCTCTACACGGGCGGCTCGCACAGCCGGGCCAGCCTGGAGAAGGCCGGTGTGCCCGTCGTGGACACCCTGGCCGAGGCCACCGCGCTCGCCGAACAGCTGACCCGCTAG
- a CDS encoding DUF6912 family protein, which yields MRVYVPLTLTGLAAAHRAGELGPGPLTAYAVTPALREWYVSDDIEELEYAALNRAASASLRLIAGDPKAARRRVVVAVDVPDGAAVADPDSILDASSLGEVTIASAVPLAKAAAVHVDSDEADEDVTAAAAALGAADLGDDDAQFTVDGAEDHELLWFGVQEIPGLIG from the coding sequence ATGCGCGTGTACGTACCCCTGACCCTCACCGGTCTCGCCGCCGCGCACCGGGCCGGTGAACTGGGCCCCGGCCCGCTCACCGCCTACGCCGTCACCCCGGCGCTGCGCGAGTGGTACGTCTCGGACGACATCGAGGAGCTGGAGTACGCGGCGCTCAACCGGGCCGCCTCAGCCTCGCTGCGGCTGATCGCCGGGGACCCGAAGGCGGCCAGGCGCCGGGTCGTCGTCGCCGTGGACGTGCCGGACGGTGCCGCGGTCGCCGACCCGGACAGCATCCTGGACGCCTCCTCGCTCGGCGAGGTCACCATCGCCTCCGCCGTCCCGCTGGCCAAGGCCGCCGCGGTGCACGTCGACTCCGACGAGGCGGACGAGGATGTGACGGCCGCCGCGGCCGCGCTGGGCGCCGCCGACCTCGGGGACGACGACGCGCAGTTCACCGTGGACGGCGCCGAGGACCATGAGCTGCTGTGGTTCGGGGTGCAGGAGATCCCCGGCCTGATCGGGTAG
- a CDS encoding winged helix-turn-helix domain-containing protein, with product MTSVQPPAVELSADQARRIALRAQGFLGAPGRRAGAPGVLRHLGAVQLDTISVLARSHELIPYARLGAIGRRTVEEAYWSGGRAFEYWSHAACILPVEEWPHFAFRRRAYRSRPQWSHDLPGGAYETVLKQLTAEGPLTATELGGAKNGGEWWDWSASKVAVERALMYGEVVCTERRGWKRVYDLAERALPAAVFHDDLDDAECLRRLVRLAGQSLGVGTRSDIADYHRLRGEQFDAVVADSGLVPVTVRGWAKPAWADPAALASEPRGRHRTTLLSPFDSLVWERARTERIFGFTHRLEAYVPKQKRIHGYFAMPLLAGGRLQGRVDPAREGTTLIARQVSLAGARAVEPMARALVEAASWVGCTDVRLERVEAPELRGPLTTEIGRLLA from the coding sequence ATGACGTCCGTGCAGCCACCCGCAGTCGAACTCTCCGCCGACCAGGCCCGCAGGATCGCGCTGCGCGCCCAGGGCTTCCTCGGCGCGCCGGGCCGCCGGGCGGGGGCGCCGGGCGTGCTGCGGCACCTCGGCGCCGTACAGCTGGACACGATCTCGGTGCTGGCCCGTTCGCACGAGCTGATTCCGTACGCGCGCCTGGGCGCCATCGGCCGGCGCACGGTCGAGGAGGCGTACTGGTCGGGCGGCCGCGCCTTCGAGTACTGGTCGCACGCGGCGTGCATCCTGCCCGTCGAGGAGTGGCCGCACTTCGCGTTCCGCCGCCGCGCCTACCGGAGCAGGCCGCAGTGGTCGCACGACCTGCCGGGCGGCGCGTACGAGACGGTTCTCAAGCAGCTGACCGCCGAGGGCCCGCTGACGGCGACGGAGCTGGGCGGCGCGAAGAACGGCGGGGAGTGGTGGGACTGGTCGGCCTCCAAGGTCGCCGTGGAACGGGCCCTGATGTACGGCGAGGTCGTGTGCACCGAGCGGCGCGGCTGGAAGCGGGTCTACGACCTCGCGGAGCGCGCCCTGCCCGCGGCCGTGTTCCACGACGACCTGGACGACGCGGAGTGCCTGCGCCGCCTGGTCCGGCTCGCCGGCCAGTCGCTGGGCGTGGGCACCCGTTCGGACATCGCGGACTACCACCGGCTCAGGGGCGAGCAGTTCGACGCCGTCGTGGCCGACTCCGGGCTGGTGCCGGTGACGGTGCGGGGCTGGGCGAAGCCGGCCTGGGCGGACCCGGCGGCGCTGGCCTCCGAACCGCGCGGACGCCACCGTACGACGCTGCTCTCGCCGTTCGACTCACTGGTCTGGGAACGGGCGCGCACCGAACGGATCTTCGGCTTCACCCACCGGCTGGAGGCGTATGTGCCCAAGCAGAAGCGGATTCACGGCTACTTCGCGATGCCGCTGCTGGCCGGCGGAAGGCTCCAGGGCCGGGTGGACCCGGCCCGCGAGGGGACGACGCTGATCGCCCGGCAGGTGTCCCTGGCGGGTGCCAGGGCCGTGGAGCCGATGGCCCGAGCCCTGGTGGAGGCGGCCTCCTGGGTCGGCTGCACGGACGTCCGGCTCGAACGGGTGGAGGCGCCGGAACTGCGCGGGCCGCTCACGACGGAAATCGGCCGCCTGCTGGCCTGA
- a CDS encoding GNAT family N-acetyltransferase yields MEATTLTTDRLRLRPFGPEDTEAVYEACQDPDIRRWTIVPSPYTRSDAEFFTERLCPEGWRDGSTYNFAVLGEDGALTGALGITRRTLAGTYEVGYWTAKERRGRGYMTEAVLCAARWAFTSLGCDRLEWRAEVGNVPSRAVALRAGFRMEGEQRSGLLNKGVRRDTWVGALLPSDLGLPGTEVYVPAVAAR; encoded by the coding sequence ATGGAAGCGACCACTCTCACCACCGACCGCCTGCGGCTGCGCCCCTTCGGCCCCGAGGACACCGAGGCCGTGTACGAGGCGTGCCAGGACCCGGACATCCGGCGCTGGACCATCGTCCCCTCGCCGTACACGCGCTCCGACGCGGAGTTCTTCACCGAGCGGCTGTGCCCCGAGGGCTGGCGGGACGGCTCCACGTACAACTTCGCCGTGCTCGGCGAGGACGGCGCCCTCACCGGCGCGCTCGGCATCACCCGCCGCACCCTCGCCGGCACCTACGAGGTCGGCTACTGGACGGCGAAGGAGCGGCGCGGCCGCGGCTACATGACCGAGGCCGTCCTGTGCGCCGCCCGCTGGGCCTTCACCTCGCTCGGCTGCGACCGGCTGGAGTGGCGCGCCGAGGTCGGCAACGTGCCGTCGCGGGCCGTCGCCCTGCGCGCGGGCTTCCGCATGGAGGGCGAGCAGCGCTCGGGCCTGCTGAACAAGGGCGTGCGCCGCGACACGTGGGTGGGTGCGCTGCTCCCCTCCGACCTGGGCCTGCCGGGCACCGAGGTGTACGTGCCCGCGGTGGCCGCCCGGTGA
- a CDS encoding LpqB family beta-propeller domain-containing protein encodes MPVSGDIKAVDASQPGDSQVQVYAVAPRDGATPNEVVDGFLESMTSDDSDFRTTRKYLTKEASRRWKPSAQTTVLAKAPNRSDRPVRDSDRSTTEVTYTLTGEMVATVDEQNAYQPLVPTDFSRTLHLVREKTADGKEWRIDNVSDGLVLGQSDFKRLYRSVNKFYFAAGRSDAQATLVADPVYLRNRTDPATGMDTVTQAVRSLLRGPTDWLRPAVTSRFPKGTGLRKGVVSLTPDDRNVLKVPLNKKADGAGQRSCRMMASQVLFTLRDLTSARVEQVELQRSDGSQLCLLDADQAGEYTPDGSSGGPDSQYFVDAKGRVERIPGSTRGSGEPEPVTGPFGSGALKVSAVGVARDEQSAAALSQHNESLYVASIAADGALPLPAVTSKAADPENRLSAPSWDGLGDLWVADRDPKNSRLLRLPHGTDKPQEVTVPSLNGSRIEGLRLSADGVRIALLLTRDDHTTLRIGRIERDPQDENKVSVVDLRQAAPQLADVTAMSWSGRSRLVVVGKEQGGVQQVRYVQADGSTPSSGVLPGVNQVLAIAAADDEQLPLMADTYGDGIVKLLPGDNWQTVLKEGSALVYPG; translated from the coding sequence ATGCCGGTCTCCGGTGACATCAAGGCGGTGGACGCCTCGCAGCCCGGGGACTCCCAGGTGCAGGTGTACGCCGTGGCCCCGCGCGACGGGGCCACGCCCAACGAGGTGGTCGACGGCTTCCTGGAGTCGATGACCAGCGACGACTCCGACTTCCGGACGACGCGCAAGTACCTCACCAAGGAGGCGTCGCGCCGCTGGAAGCCCAGCGCGCAGACCACCGTGCTGGCCAAGGCGCCGAACCGCAGCGATCGCCCGGTCCGCGACAGCGACCGCAGCACCACCGAGGTCACCTACACGCTGACCGGTGAGATGGTGGCGACGGTCGACGAGCAGAACGCGTACCAGCCGCTGGTGCCCACGGACTTCTCCCGCACGCTGCATCTGGTGCGGGAGAAGACGGCGGACGGCAAGGAGTGGCGCATCGACAACGTGTCGGACGGGCTGGTGCTCGGACAGTCCGACTTCAAGCGCCTGTACCGCTCGGTCAACAAGTTCTACTTCGCCGCCGGCCGGTCCGACGCGCAGGCCACGCTCGTCGCCGACCCCGTCTACCTCCGCAACCGGACCGACCCCGCCACCGGCATGGACACGGTGACGCAGGCCGTCCGCAGCCTGCTGCGCGGGCCCACCGACTGGCTGCGCCCCGCGGTGACCTCGCGTTTCCCCAAGGGGACCGGTCTGCGCAAGGGCGTCGTCTCCCTGACGCCCGACGACCGCAACGTCCTCAAGGTGCCGCTCAACAAGAAGGCGGACGGCGCCGGGCAGCGTTCCTGCCGGATGATGGCCTCGCAGGTGCTGTTCACCCTCCGGGACCTGACCTCCGCACGGGTCGAGCAGGTGGAGCTGCAACGCTCGGACGGCTCCCAGCTGTGCCTGCTCGACGCGGACCAGGCCGGGGAGTACACCCCGGACGGCTCCTCCGGCGGGCCCGACAGCCAGTACTTCGTCGACGCCAAGGGCCGGGTCGAGCGCATTCCCGGCAGCACCAGGGGCAGCGGCGAGCCGGAGCCGGTCACCGGCCCGTTCGGCAGCGGTGCTCTCAAGGTGAGCGCGGTCGGCGTGGCACGGGACGAGCAGTCGGCGGCGGCGCTCTCGCAGCACAACGAATCGCTCTACGTGGCGTCGATCGCGGCGGACGGCGCGCTGCCCCTGCCCGCCGTCACGAGCAAGGCGGCCGACCCCGAGAACCGGCTCTCGGCGCCCAGCTGGGACGGCCTGGGCGATCTCTGGGTGGCCGACCGCGACCCGAAGAACTCCCGGCTGCTGCGGCTGCCCCACGGCACGGACAAGCCGCAGGAGGTCACCGTGCCGAGCCTGAACGGCAGCCGCATCGAGGGGCTGAGGCTGTCCGCGGACGGGGTGCGCATAGCGCTGCTGCTGACCCGGGACGACCACACGACGCTGCGGATCGGCCGCATCGAGCGTGATCCGCAGGACGAGAACAAGGTGTCCGTGGTGGACCTGCGCCAGGCGGCCCCGCAGCTCGCGGACGTGACCGCGATGTCCTGGTCCGGCCGCAGCCGCCTGGTCGTCGTCGGCAAGGAGCAGGGCGGTGTGCAGCAGGTCCGCTATGTGCAGGCGGACGGCTCGACGCCCTCCTCGGGCGTGCTGCCCGGAGTGAACCAGGTGCTCGCCATCGCCGCCGCCGACGACGAGCAGCTGCCGCTGATGGCCGACACCTACGGCGACGGGATAGTGAAGCTCCTGCCCGGTGACAACTGGCAGACGGTCCTCAAGGAGGGCTCCGCGCTGGTCTATCCGGGCTGA
- a CDS encoding ComF family protein, giving the protein MRGWWREFSGLVLPVSCGGCGRARTELCEACAAQLYGGAPRRVRPEAEPPGLPVVHAATGYEGAARAVLLAHKERGTLALARPLGRALAGAVLAGAGAHRHGRPLVLVPVPSARRAVAARGHDPARRIALAAAACLRRTGVPATVAAVLRQRRPVADQTELTAAARRANLAGALGVVAGGGRLLGAGPVVLVDDLLTTGATLAEAARALDAAGRGTECGAPVRRAAVVAASPIAFAAACPAGPRNKPELKPKLHRCR; this is encoded by the coding sequence GTGCGCGGGTGGTGGCGGGAGTTCAGCGGACTCGTTCTGCCGGTGTCCTGCGGCGGCTGCGGCAGGGCACGGACGGAGCTCTGCGAGGCGTGCGCCGCGCAGCTGTACGGCGGCGCCCCGCGCCGGGTGCGGCCCGAGGCCGAGCCGCCCGGCCTGCCCGTGGTGCACGCCGCCACCGGCTACGAGGGCGCGGCCCGTGCGGTGCTGCTGGCGCACAAGGAGCGCGGAACGCTCGCCCTGGCCCGTCCCCTCGGCAGAGCGCTGGCCGGCGCGGTGCTGGCCGGCGCGGGAGCGCACCGGCACGGACGGCCGCTGGTGCTCGTACCCGTACCGTCGGCGCGCCGGGCCGTGGCGGCACGCGGGCACGACCCGGCGCGGCGGATCGCGCTGGCGGCGGCTGCCTGTCTGCGGCGGACCGGGGTCCCGGCGACGGTCGCCGCGGTGCTGCGCCAGCGGCGGCCGGTGGCCGACCAGACGGAGCTGACCGCAGCAGCGCGCCGGGCCAACCTGGCCGGGGCGCTGGGCGTCGTAGCCGGGGGCGGGCGGCTGCTCGGCGCCGGACCGGTGGTGCTGGTGGACGACCTGCTGACGACGGGCGCCACGCTGGCCGAGGCGGCGCGCGCGCTCGACGCGGCCGGCCGGGGCACGGAATGCGGCGCGCCGGTGCGCCGCGCGGCCGTGGTGGCGGCTTCCCCGATCGCCTTCGCCGCAGCATGTCCAGCCGGGCCGCGAAATAAACCGGAACTGAAACCGAAGTTGCATCGTTGCAGGTAG
- the hpf gene encoding ribosome hibernation-promoting factor, HPF/YfiA family — translation MDIVVKGRKTEVPERFRKHVAEKLKLDKIQKFDGKVISLDVEVSKEPNPRQADRSDRVEITLRSRGPVIRAEAAAGDPYAALDLATGKLEARLRKQHDKRYSRRGTGRIPAAEVGEMVPDAASFNGDGELIADETAQPVPTTRVGSLEVQGEGPLVMREKTHVAAPMSLDQALYEMELVGHDFYLFVDNETKEPSVVYRRHAYDYGVIHLRTDPLAADEAGGAGGALGG, via the coding sequence GTGGACATCGTCGTCAAGGGCCGCAAGACCGAGGTGCCCGAGCGGTTCCGCAAGCACGTGGCCGAGAAGCTGAAGCTGGACAAGATCCAGAAGTTCGACGGCAAGGTGATCAGCCTCGACGTGGAGGTGTCCAAGGAGCCGAACCCCCGTCAGGCCGACCGCTCCGACCGGGTGGAGATCACCCTCCGCTCGCGTGGACCGGTCATCAGGGCAGAGGCGGCCGCAGGCGACCCGTACGCAGCGCTTGACCTGGCCACCGGCAAGCTGGAGGCCCGGCTGCGCAAGCAGCACGACAAGCGCTACAGCCGCCGGGGCACGGGGCGCATCCCCGCCGCCGAGGTCGGCGAGATGGTGCCGGACGCGGCATCCTTCAACGGTGACGGCGAGCTGATCGCCGACGAGACGGCACAGCCCGTACCCACCACCAGGGTCGGTTCGCTCGAGGTGCAGGGCGAGGGACCGCTGGTGATGCGCGAGAAGACGCATGTGGCGGCGCCCATGTCACTCGACCAGGCGCTCTACGAGATGGAGCTGGTCGGACACGACTTCTATCTGTTCGTGGACAACGAGACCAAGGAACCCAGTGTCGTCTACCGGCGGCACGCCTACGACTACGGTGTCATTCATCTGAGGACCGACCCGCTGGCCGCCGACGAGGCGGGCGGCGCCGGCGGAGCGCTCGGCGGCTGA
- a CDS encoding Rv3235 family protein, giving the protein MNTNRTRPAGRHDARRPETVPGQRRRVPRRMRPHHWFAERLLAVLSGQRPVHWMLGHTIGDAYDQLAALAPTTPLRTRGTRPVIRMCRGAQPAPGVVEACASIAAGEQVRAMAFRLEQGPDLRWRCAAVELGNTPTR; this is encoded by the coding sequence ATGAACACGAACAGGACGAGGCCCGCAGGCCGGCACGACGCCCGCAGGCCCGAGACCGTACCGGGGCAGCGCCGCCGGGTCCCGCGGCGCATGCGGCCCCACCACTGGTTCGCGGAACGCCTCCTGGCGGTCCTCAGCGGCCAGCGCCCGGTGCACTGGATGCTCGGTCACACGATCGGCGACGCCTACGACCAGCTGGCCGCGCTGGCCCCGACCACCCCGCTCCGTACCCGGGGCACCCGCCCGGTCATCCGCATGTGCCGGGGCGCCCAGCCGGCTCCGGGGGTGGTCGAGGCCTGCGCGAGCATCGCGGCGGGCGAGCAGGTCCGGGCGATGGCGTTCCGCCTGGAACAGGGCCCGGACCTGCGCTGGCGCTGCGCAGCGGTGGAACTGGGCAACACGCCCACACGATGA
- the secA gene encoding preprotein translocase subunit SecA: MSVFNKLMRAGEGKILRKLHRIADQVSSIEEDFVNLSDAELRALTDEYKERYADGESLDDLLPEAFATVREAAKRVLGQRHYDVQIMGGAALHLGYVAEMKTGEGKTLVGTLPAYLNALSGDGVHLITVNDYLASRDSELMGRVHKFLGLTIGCIIANMTPAERREQYACDITYGTNNEFGFDYLRDNMAWSKDELVQRGHNFAIVDEVDSILVDEARTPLIISGPADQATKWYGDFAKLVTRLAKGEAGNPLKGIEETGDYEVDEKKRTVGIHEPGVAKVEDWLGIDNLYESVNTPLVGYLNNAIKAKELFKKDKDYVVIDGEVMIVDEHTGRILAGRRYNEGMHQAIEAKEGVDIKDENQTLATITLQNFFRLYSKLSGMTGTAMTEAAEFHQIYKLGVVPIPTNRPMQRVDQSDLIYRTEVAKFAAVVDDIAEKHEKGQPILVGTTSVEKSEYLSQQLSKRGVQHEVLNAKQHDREATIVAQAGRKGAVTVATNMAGRGTDIKLGGNPDDLAEAELRQRGLDPVEHVEEWAAALPAALEKAEEVVRAEFEEVKELGGLYVLGTERHESRRIDNQLRGRSGRQGDPGESRFYLSLGDDLMRLFKAQMVERVMSMANVPDDVPIENKMVTRAIASAQSQVEQQNFETRKNVLKYDEVLSRQREVIYGERRRVLEGEDLQEQIRHFMDDTIDDYIRQETAEGFAEEWDLDRLWSAFKQLYPVKVTVAELEEAAGDLAGVTAEFIAESVKQDIHDQYDEREKTLGSEIMRELERRVVLSVLDRKWREHLYEMDYLQEGIGLRAMAQKDPLVEYQREGFDMFNAMMEGIKEESVGYLFNLEVQVEQQVEEVPVQDAGAATSLSKEDAVPAARPEIRAKGLDAPQRPDRLHFSAPTVDGEGGVIEGDFANGDAGAGESSGSDGLTRAERRKAQKSGGGRRRKK, from the coding sequence GTGTCCGTCTTCAACAAGCTCATGCGTGCAGGCGAAGGCAAGATCCTGCGCAAACTGCACCGCATCGCGGACCAGGTCAGCTCCATCGAAGAGGACTTCGTCAACCTCTCCGACGCCGAGCTGCGGGCGCTCACCGACGAGTACAAGGAACGGTACGCGGACGGCGAGAGCCTGGACGACCTGCTCCCCGAGGCCTTCGCGACCGTCCGCGAGGCGGCCAAGCGCGTCCTCGGCCAGCGCCACTACGACGTCCAGATCATGGGTGGCGCCGCGCTGCACCTCGGCTACGTCGCGGAGATGAAGACCGGTGAGGGCAAGACCCTCGTCGGCACGCTGCCCGCGTATCTCAACGCCCTGTCCGGCGACGGCGTGCACCTGATCACGGTGAACGACTACCTCGCCTCGCGCGACTCCGAGCTGATGGGCCGGGTCCACAAGTTCCTCGGCCTGACCATCGGCTGCATCATCGCGAACATGACGCCCGCCGAGCGGCGCGAGCAGTACGCCTGCGACATCACCTACGGAACGAACAACGAGTTCGGCTTCGACTACCTCCGCGACAACATGGCGTGGTCGAAGGACGAGCTGGTCCAGCGCGGCCACAACTTCGCCATCGTGGACGAGGTCGACTCGATCCTCGTCGACGAGGCCCGTACGCCGCTGATCATCTCCGGCCCGGCCGACCAGGCCACCAAGTGGTACGGCGACTTCGCCAAGCTGGTCACGCGCCTCGCCAAGGGCGAGGCGGGCAACCCGCTCAAGGGCATCGAGGAGACCGGCGACTACGAGGTCGACGAGAAGAAGCGGACCGTCGGCATCCACGAGCCCGGCGTCGCCAAGGTCGAGGACTGGCTCGGCATCGACAACCTGTACGAGTCGGTGAACACCCCGCTCGTCGGTTACCTCAACAACGCCATCAAGGCGAAGGAACTCTTCAAGAAGGACAAGGACTACGTCGTCATCGACGGCGAAGTCATGATCGTCGACGAGCACACCGGCCGTATCCTCGCCGGCCGCCGCTACAACGAGGGCATGCACCAGGCGATCGAGGCGAAGGAAGGGGTGGACATCAAGGACGAGAACCAGACGCTCGCCACGATCACCCTGCAGAACTTCTTCCGCCTCTACAGCAAGCTCTCCGGCATGACCGGTACGGCGATGACCGAGGCCGCCGAGTTCCACCAGATCTACAAGCTGGGCGTCGTGCCGATCCCGACGAACCGGCCGATGCAGCGCGTCGACCAGTCGGACCTCATCTACCGCACCGAGGTCGCCAAGTTCGCCGCCGTCGTCGACGACATCGCCGAGAAGCACGAGAAGGGCCAGCCGATCCTGGTCGGCACGACCTCCGTCGAGAAGTCGGAGTACCTCTCGCAGCAGCTCTCCAAGCGCGGTGTGCAGCACGAGGTCCTCAACGCCAAGCAGCACGACCGGGAGGCGACGATCGTCGCCCAGGCCGGCCGCAAGGGCGCGGTGACCGTAGCGACGAACATGGCCGGACGAGGCACCGACATCAAGCTCGGCGGCAACCCGGACGACCTCGCCGAGGCGGAGCTGCGCCAGCGCGGCCTGGACCCCGTCGAGCACGTCGAGGAGTGGGCGGCCGCCCTTCCCGCCGCGCTGGAGAAGGCCGAGGAGGTCGTGCGCGCGGAGTTCGAGGAGGTCAAGGAGCTCGGCGGGCTGTACGTGCTGGGCACCGAGCGGCACGAGTCGCGCCGCATCGACAACCAGCTGCGCGGTCGTTCCGGCCGTCAGGGCGACCCCGGCGAGTCCCGCTTCTACCTCTCCCTCGGCGACGACCTGATGCGGCTGTTCAAGGCGCAGATGGTCGAGCGCGTCATGTCGATGGCCAACGTGCCGGACGACGTGCCGATCGAGAACAAGATGGTCACGCGCGCGATCGCCTCGGCGCAGTCGCAGGTCGAGCAGCAGAACTTCGAGACGCGCAAGAACGTCCTGAAGTACGACGAGGTGCTCAGCCGGCAGCGTGAGGTCATCTACGGCGAGCGGCGCCGGGTCCTGGAGGGCGAGGACCTCCAGGAGCAGATCCGCCACTTCATGGACGACACCATCGACGACTACATCCGCCAGGAGACGGCGGAGGGCTTCGCCGAGGAGTGGGACCTCGACCGGCTGTGGAGCGCGTTCAAGCAGCTCTACCCGGTGAAGGTCACGGTCGCCGAGCTGGAGGAGGCGGCGGGGGACCTCGCCGGGGTCACCGCGGAGTTCATCGCCGAGTCCGTCAAGCAGGACATCCACGACCAGTACGACGAGCGCGAGAAGACGCTCGGCTCCGAGATCATGCGTGAGCTGGAGCGGCGCGTGGTGCTGTCCGTGCTGGACCGCAAGTGGCGTGAGCACCTCTACGAGATGGACTACCTGCAGGAGGGCATCGGCCTGCGGGCCATGGCCCAGAAGGACCCGCTGGTCGAGTACCAGCGCGAGGGCTTCGACATGTTCAACGCCATGATGGAGGGCATCAAGGAGGAGTCCGTCGGCTATCTGTTCAACCTGGAGGTCCAGGTGGAGCAGCAGGTCGAGGAGGTTCCGGTGCAGGATGCGGGCGCGGCGACGTCGCTGTCCAAGGAGGACGCGGTGCCGGCCGCGCGGCCGGAGATCCGGGCCAAGGGGCTGGACGCTCCGCAGCGGCCGGACCGGCTGCACTTCTCCGCTCCCACGGTCGACGGCGAGGGCGGGGTCATCGAGGGCGACTTCGCGAACGGGGACGCCGGTGCCGGTGAGTCGTCCGGGTCGGACGGGCTCACTCGGGCGGAGCGGCGCAAGGCGCAGAAGTCCGGGGGCGGGCGGCGGCGCAAGAAGTAG